The proteins below come from a single Aegilops tauschii subsp. strangulata cultivar AL8/78 chromosome 6, Aet v6.0, whole genome shotgun sequence genomic window:
- the LOC109779203 gene encoding uncharacterized protein isoform X1 — translation MHDRNKIIFTLSGGKARIINRRPPLFQTSLSSTTTIPLGELRYPPHTGEPHAADRAPKMAATPATPQVHIESIQTGLPTRAIEPDRTRHIAVTAPPLPETALQWRLRVVLYYSADDAPWEEGIWVRESLGEALCFFPEMAGRLRRRADGDGSWEVKLNDAGVRFQQATVEMSMEAFLADKDRARKEAALAPWVDVSAEDPDMCSLLFMQLNRFQDGGYAMGVSCTVLLCDPLSLARFLLTWARTHKEIKEQNKLVLRPMMQYMAYFERPEICSKRNRSFPIDNVAADGVHAQTVLFRTTAGAATGDLRTLAAACIDQASKELEVDRVSRFTLVVAP, via the exons ATGCATGACCGCAATAAAATTATTTTTACACTATCAGGTGGCAAAGCCCGTATAATAAATAGGAGACCTCCTCTGTTCCAGACATCCCTAAGTAGTACAACAACTATACCCTTGGGCGAGCTGCGATACCCACCACACACCGGCGAGCCGCACGCAGCCGACCGAGCTCCAAAAATGGCAGCCACGCCAGCGACACCACAGGTGCACATCGAGTCCATACAGACGGGCTTGCCGACTCGCGCCATTGAGCCAGACAGGACGCGCCACATCGCCGTGACCGCGCCGCCACTCCCGGAGACCGCGCTGCAGTGGCGCCTCCGCGTGGTGCTGTACTACAGCGCCGATGACGCGCCGTGGGAGGAAGGTATATGGGTAAGGGAGTCGCTGGGCGAGGCGCTGTGCTTCTTCCCGGAGATGGCGGGCAGGCTCCGGCGCCGGGCCGACGGGGACGGGTCGTGGGAGGTGAAGCTGAACGACGCAGGGGTGAGGTTCCAGCAGGCGACGGTGGAGATGAGCATGGAGGCTTTCCTGGCGGACAAGGACCGGGCGCGGAAGGAAGCCGCGCTGGCGCCGTGGGTCGACGTGAGCGCCGAGGATCCTGATATGTGCTCGCTCCTCTTCATGCAG CTGAATCGATTCCAGGACGGGGGATACGCCATGGGAGTGAGCTGCACGGTGCTGCTGTGTGACCCGCTGTCGCTGGCGAGGTTCCTCCTCACCTGGGCGCGCACGCACAAGGAGATCAAGGAGCAAAACAAGCTCGTCCTCAGGCCGATGATGCAGTACATGGCATACTTCGAGCGGCCGGAGATCTGCTCCAAGCGCAACAGGTCCTTCCCCATCGACAATGTCGCCGCCGACGGTGTCCACGCCCAGACCGTGCTCTTCAGGACCACTGCCGGCGCCGCGACCGGCGACCTCCGCACGCTCGCTGCGGCATGTATCGACCAGGCGAGCAAGGAGCTCGAGGTGGACAGGGTGTCGCGGTTCACGCTCGTCGTCGCCCCCTGA
- the LOC109779203 gene encoding taxadien-5-alpha-ol O-acetyltransferase isoform X2, with protein MAATPATPQVHIESIQTGLPTRAIEPDRTRHIAVTAPPLPETALQWRLRVVLYYSADDAPWEEGIWVRESLGEALCFFPEMAGRLRRRADGDGSWEVKLNDAGVRFQQATVEMSMEAFLADKDRARKEAALAPWVDVSAEDPDMCSLLFMQLNRFQDGGYAMGVSCTVLLCDPLSLARFLLTWARTHKEIKEQNKLVLRPMMQYMAYFERPEICSKRNRSFPIDNVAADGVHAQTVLFRTTAGAATGDLRTLAAACIDQASKELEVDRVSRFTLVVAP; from the exons ATGGCAGCCACGCCAGCGACACCACAGGTGCACATCGAGTCCATACAGACGGGCTTGCCGACTCGCGCCATTGAGCCAGACAGGACGCGCCACATCGCCGTGACCGCGCCGCCACTCCCGGAGACCGCGCTGCAGTGGCGCCTCCGCGTGGTGCTGTACTACAGCGCCGATGACGCGCCGTGGGAGGAAGGTATATGGGTAAGGGAGTCGCTGGGCGAGGCGCTGTGCTTCTTCCCGGAGATGGCGGGCAGGCTCCGGCGCCGGGCCGACGGGGACGGGTCGTGGGAGGTGAAGCTGAACGACGCAGGGGTGAGGTTCCAGCAGGCGACGGTGGAGATGAGCATGGAGGCTTTCCTGGCGGACAAGGACCGGGCGCGGAAGGAAGCCGCGCTGGCGCCGTGGGTCGACGTGAGCGCCGAGGATCCTGATATGTGCTCGCTCCTCTTCATGCAG CTGAATCGATTCCAGGACGGGGGATACGCCATGGGAGTGAGCTGCACGGTGCTGCTGTGTGACCCGCTGTCGCTGGCGAGGTTCCTCCTCACCTGGGCGCGCACGCACAAGGAGATCAAGGAGCAAAACAAGCTCGTCCTCAGGCCGATGATGCAGTACATGGCATACTTCGAGCGGCCGGAGATCTGCTCCAAGCGCAACAGGTCCTTCCCCATCGACAATGTCGCCGCCGACGGTGTCCACGCCCAGACCGTGCTCTTCAGGACCACTGCCGGCGCCGCGACCGGCGACCTCCGCACGCTCGCTGCGGCATGTATCGACCAGGCGAGCAAGGAGCTCGAGGTGGACAGGGTGTCGCGGTTCACGCTCGTCGTCGCCCCCTGA